A window of Cohnella herbarum contains these coding sequences:
- a CDS encoding LLM class flavin-dependent oxidoreductase → MGKRKQLKLGAIIHGVGGNVSAWRHPEVPVDASVNFRFYTKQAQIAEEGKFDLVFIADGLYINEKSIPHFLNRFEPLTILSALAAVTTKIGLVGTLSSSYSEPFTVSRQFGSLDHISGGRAGWNVVTSPLEGSALNYGKPEHPSHDERYKIAEEFLDVARGLWDSWEDDAFIRDKESGVFFDPSKLHRLNHKGKYFSVQGPLNIARSKQGHPVIFQAGSSESGKALAAKGADAVFTGHENIEEAKRFYKDVKDRAVANGRSRDDIAILPGVGPIVGKTEEEAERKYLEFANLVTIDKALEYLGRFFEHHDFSQYPLDEPFPELGDLGSNSFRSGTDKIKQTAKEQNLTLRQVAIRTATPRSEFIGTPEKIANLLQQWHEEEAADGFIIYSSTPEALRDFVEEVVPILQERGIYRTEYEADTLRGNLGLPIPVNRYAVAEVRG, encoded by the coding sequence ATGGGAAAAAGAAAACAATTGAAACTCGGAGCCATCATTCATGGCGTCGGCGGCAATGTTTCCGCGTGGAGGCATCCCGAGGTGCCCGTCGACGCCAGCGTTAATTTCAGATTTTATACGAAGCAGGCCCAGATCGCGGAAGAGGGCAAATTCGATCTTGTTTTCATCGCCGACGGATTGTATATCAACGAGAAGTCGATTCCTCATTTCCTTAACCGATTCGAGCCGTTGACGATCTTGTCGGCGCTTGCCGCGGTCACGACAAAAATCGGTCTCGTCGGTACGTTATCCAGTTCTTATAGCGAGCCTTTTACCGTCTCTAGACAATTCGGCTCGCTCGATCATATTAGCGGAGGGCGCGCGGGATGGAACGTCGTCACTTCCCCTCTCGAAGGTTCCGCTCTGAACTATGGCAAACCGGAGCATCCTTCTCACGACGAGCGATACAAAATCGCCGAAGAGTTTCTGGATGTCGCGCGCGGGTTATGGGATTCTTGGGAGGATGACGCATTCATCCGCGACAAGGAATCCGGCGTGTTTTTCGATCCCTCGAAATTGCATAGGCTGAACCATAAAGGGAAGTATTTTTCGGTACAAGGCCCGCTCAACATCGCGCGCTCCAAGCAGGGGCATCCGGTTATATTCCAAGCCGGCTCTTCCGAAAGCGGCAAAGCCTTAGCGGCCAAAGGGGCGGATGCCGTCTTTACGGGGCACGAGAATATCGAAGAGGCGAAGAGGTTCTATAAGGACGTGAAGGATCGCGCGGTTGCTAACGGCCGTTCGAGAGACGATATCGCCATCCTTCCAGGAGTCGGTCCGATCGTCGGGAAGACGGAAGAGGAAGCGGAGCGCAAATATTTGGAATTCGCTAATCTGGTTACGATCGACAAGGCGCTCGAATATTTAGGCCGTTTTTTCGAACATCATGATTTCTCACAGTACCCTCTGGACGAACCGTTCCCCGAACTGGGCGACTTAGGCTCCAACAGCTTCCGTAGCGGAACGGACAAAATCAAGCAAACCGCGAAAGAGCAAAATTTGACGCTTCGGCAAGTAGCCATACGTACGGCAACCCCTCGCAGCGAATTCATCGGCACGCCGGAGAAAATCGCGAATCTTCTCCAGCAATGGCACGAAGAAGAGGCGGCCGACGGATTTATCATCTATTCTTCAACGCCTGAAGCCTTGCGCGATTTCGTAGAGGAGGTTGTCCCGATCCTTCAGGAGCGTGGAATCTATCGCACGGAATACGAGGCGGACACGCTGCGCGGAAATTTGGGTTTGCCGATTCCCGTAAACCGCTATGCCGTCGCGGAAGTGCGCGGTTAA
- a CDS encoding PAS domain-containing sensor histidine kinase: protein MKMTRKFLLVFVLILILPTVAIHQGIIRYSERVMQKNIIENNEIMAELIVNRVNSEMNDVVSQLQLVAGLSDQHELNLPAMYARAKQAISKSTIIQSIYFLDTDRNMKFEAPFRPNLQDTPYDYAKFDHVKWSYTYVVSGLVSNVRTEKTATVAIPVFYDDRKFLGVLVAELSRNFLSNILRSTSETREGFSFITDSEGKVIASTRDQDWNLDFSEEPIVRLLMKGDSGSVQEDYRGTPSVMTYQTMRENWGLALGVPEKFAFTSVQTLSKALTYSYLGFFALIICLILVGGRQILVPILKLTKFAQRIQSQKAPSPLPEPMMKRKDEIGELIRSLQDMNDRVARSHRFLQDIVEGIPYALITLNEAGEVTRVNRKWVDLFGLSEEEWEAKRLKELPKYGFLTMDASSGDKEVTWADEDGVSRILKVVTAAFSEGVLAVVQDISQIRMLESHVKQSEQLALIGQITTGIAHELKNPLAVLSSSSELLREEIELNPDSEWVPTLVQDIDSEIARMTSIVNEFLTLAKTKKEATVPVHLDQLLNRVLHLLRIKFNELGITVERNFAEHVPTIPGKTNKLIQVFLNLLVNSMEAMPHGGTIDIRIGVLPHEVWVEIADEGEGISEEHLQWLFNPFFSTKETGNGLGLSIAQDIMKEHGGSLEMNNARNKGTAVKCRFSLRMEEVNE from the coding sequence ATGAAAATGACGCGCAAGTTCCTGTTGGTGTTCGTGTTGATTCTTATTTTACCGACCGTGGCTATCCACCAAGGCATCATTCGGTATTCGGAACGGGTCATGCAGAAGAACATCATTGAAAATAACGAAATTATGGCGGAGCTCATCGTTAATCGGGTGAACAGCGAGATGAACGACGTCGTTTCCCAGCTGCAACTCGTTGCCGGTTTATCGGATCAACACGAGTTGAACCTTCCGGCGATGTACGCGAGAGCGAAGCAGGCGATCTCGAAGAGCACGATTATCCAGTCGATTTATTTTCTGGATACGGATCGCAATATGAAGTTCGAGGCTCCTTTCCGGCCTAATTTACAAGATACTCCGTATGACTACGCGAAATTCGACCACGTCAAATGGAGTTACACGTATGTCGTATCCGGACTCGTTTCCAACGTGAGAACCGAGAAGACGGCAACGGTCGCGATTCCGGTGTTCTACGACGATCGTAAGTTTCTAGGCGTATTAGTAGCGGAACTCAGCCGCAACTTCCTATCCAACATTCTACGTAGCACGAGCGAAACCCGCGAAGGCTTCAGCTTCATTACCGACAGCGAAGGCAAAGTGATCGCGTCTACCCGCGATCAGGATTGGAACTTGGATTTCTCGGAAGAGCCGATCGTCCGATTGTTGATGAAAGGCGATTCGGGCTCGGTGCAGGAGGATTACCGGGGAACGCCAAGCGTGATGACTTATCAGACGATGCGCGAAAATTGGGGGTTGGCGCTCGGCGTTCCGGAGAAATTCGCGTTCACGTCCGTGCAAACGCTTTCGAAGGCGCTTACTTACAGTTATTTAGGGTTCTTTGCTCTTATTATCTGTCTGATTCTGGTCGGCGGCCGGCAAATTCTCGTTCCGATCTTGAAGCTGACCAAGTTCGCGCAGCGTATTCAGAGCCAGAAAGCGCCTTCGCCTCTTCCCGAACCGATGATGAAGCGCAAGGACGAGATCGGGGAGTTGATCCGGTCGCTTCAGGACATGAACGACCGCGTCGCTCGCAGCCATCGTTTTCTTCAGGATATCGTGGAAGGGATCCCGTATGCGCTGATTACATTGAACGAGGCGGGCGAAGTGACCCGCGTGAATCGGAAATGGGTCGATCTGTTCGGTCTATCGGAAGAAGAATGGGAAGCAAAAAGGTTGAAAGAGCTGCCGAAGTATGGATTCTTGACGATGGACGCGAGCTCGGGAGACAAGGAAGTGACTTGGGCGGACGAAGATGGGGTTTCCCGTATACTGAAAGTAGTGACCGCCGCTTTCTCCGAGGGGGTACTTGCCGTCGTTCAGGATATTTCGCAAATTCGCATGCTGGAGTCGCATGTCAAACAAAGCGAGCAGCTTGCTTTGATCGGGCAGATCACGACCGGAATCGCGCACGAATTAAAAAATCCCCTCGCGGTGTTATCGAGCTCGTCCGAGTTGCTAAGGGAGGAGATCGAGCTGAATCCCGACTCGGAATGGGTACCTACTCTCGTGCAAGACATCGATAGCGAGATCGCCAGAATGACTTCGATCGTTAACGAGTTTCTCACCTTGGCGAAGACGAAGAAGGAAGCAACGGTTCCCGTTCATCTGGATCAATTGCTCAATCGCGTTCTCCATTTGCTGCGGATTAAGTTTAATGAACTCGGCATTACGGTGGAACGAAACTTCGCGGAGCACGTCCCGACGATTCCCGGCAAGACGAACAAATTGATTCAGGTCTTTCTGAATTTACTCGTCAATAGCATGGAGGCTATGCCGCACGGAGGAACGATCGACATTCGAATCGGAGTATTGCCGCATGAAGTATGGGTCGAGATCGCGGACGAAGGCGAAGGGATCTCGGAGGAGCATCTGCAGTGGCTGTTTAATCCTTTCTTTTCGACCAAAGAGACGGGCAACGGTCTCGGTCTCTCGATCGCGCAGGATATTATGAAGGAACATGGCGGCAGCCTGGAAATGAACAATGCTAGAAATAAAGGGACGGCGGTCAAATGCCGGTTTTCCCTGCGTATGGAGGAGGTAAACGAATGA
- a CDS encoding sigma-54-dependent transcriptional regulator, producing MTTPGVLIVDDEIKLCRNIALKLKREGYVTYEAYDGKSAIRKIQQQPIRVVILDFMLTDMTGLEVLKKIKELSPETKVFMLTAYGNVENAVLAIKWGASDYLNKPFDLKQLADIVREAYRSFDELSGDVVFKSPKMQEVRGILDRITMTDAPVLLFGESGVGKTTLAKWIHDRSRRKEQPFLYVNCSSMPEAMLERELFGASGKAVAADGGTLFLEEIGNLTPLNQAHLYRLMEEKSMICPDTQQRITVNVRLVTSTGQPLKQLVKESRFRDDLYYLLNLVELELPPLRERKEDIPLLVGQKLDRLNAKYGKPLTVSDELMQLMVDWPWQGNISELMNLIERMHLLKVNGALDVEDLPSSLVGQYAKSNDDLQLQGKLYDVLEEVEGRMITGALEKTGGNQSKAAELLGISRNALIYKMKRIER from the coding sequence ATGACGACGCCCGGCGTACTGATCGTAGACGACGAGATCAAGCTTTGCCGTAATATCGCGCTTAAGCTGAAGCGGGAAGGTTATGTCACTTACGAAGCCTATGACGGCAAATCGGCGATTCGTAAAATCCAACAGCAGCCGATCCGGGTCGTGATCCTCGACTTTATGCTTACGGACATGACGGGGCTCGAGGTGCTGAAGAAAATCAAGGAGCTTTCCCCCGAGACGAAAGTATTTATGCTGACCGCTTACGGCAACGTGGAGAATGCCGTGTTGGCGATCAAATGGGGAGCTTCCGACTATTTGAATAAGCCGTTCGACTTGAAACAGTTGGCGGATATCGTAAGGGAAGCTTACCGTTCGTTCGACGAGCTATCGGGCGACGTCGTCTTTAAGAGTCCGAAGATGCAGGAAGTAAGAGGGATTCTGGACCGAATCACGATGACGGACGCCCCGGTGCTGCTCTTCGGGGAAAGCGGCGTGGGCAAGACGACGCTGGCCAAGTGGATTCACGATCGCAGCCGAAGGAAGGAGCAGCCGTTTCTCTACGTCAATTGCAGCTCCATGCCGGAAGCGATGTTGGAGCGGGAACTGTTCGGAGCCTCGGGCAAAGCGGTCGCCGCCGACGGGGGAACGCTGTTTCTGGAGGAGATCGGAAATTTGACTCCGCTTAATCAGGCCCATTTGTACCGTCTCATGGAAGAGAAAAGCATGATCTGCCCGGATACGCAGCAGCGGATAACGGTGAACGTGCGGCTCGTAACGTCGACGGGGCAACCGTTGAAGCAGCTCGTGAAGGAAAGCCGTTTTCGCGACGATCTGTATTACCTGCTGAATCTAGTGGAGTTGGAGCTTCCCCCGCTCAGGGAGCGGAAAGAGGATATTCCGCTGCTCGTCGGTCAGAAACTGGATCGACTGAATGCCAAGTACGGCAAGCCGCTCACGGTTTCCGACGAACTGATGCAACTGATGGTGGATTGGCCGTGGCAAGGGAATATTAGCGAACTGATGAATTTGATCGAACGGATGCATCTGCTGAAAGTGAACGGAGCGTTAGACGTGGAAGATCTCCCCTCGTCGTTGGTCGGTCAATACGCGAAATCGAACGATGACCTGCAGCTTCAAGGAAAGCTGTACGACGTATTGGAAGAAGTGGAAGGTCGGATGATCACGGGCGCGCTGGAAAAAACCGGAGGAAACCAGAGCAAAGCCGCCGAACTGCTCGGAATATCCCGCAATGCCTTGATCTACAAGATGAAGAGGATCGAGAGATGA
- a CDS encoding ABC transporter substrate-binding protein: MRRLLLVITVLFILSACQSGKDSREQDPIAPASRGEVTIGSKSITEQYLLMKMSALLLKDRGYKVNEMVFLDSQAVRTAMEAGVADMYWEYTTTARIYYHKKSSLYDPEQAYREVSRTDAAKGIVWLSKSRFNSSWTLLMRKDISEQLHIYRISDLAEYIRTGNTKMKFATNSEYLQREDGLERLKKIYDFSLSTDQVVAIESDLLSQTVKDGRVDVAVGMGSDPRIKKNDLIILEDDRKVFPPYDAAPVILEQTMQRYPDIRETLESLTPYITNDNMLDLMYRVDILQKDITKTSRDFLVKNKLLAP, encoded by the coding sequence ATGAGGCGGCTCCTGCTCGTGATTACCGTATTGTTTATCCTCTCCGCCTGCCAATCGGGGAAGGATTCGCGGGAGCAGGATCCGATTGCCCCGGCTTCCCGGGGGGAAGTCACGATCGGGTCCAAATCGATTACCGAACAATATTTGCTGATGAAAATGAGCGCGTTGCTTCTCAAGGACAGAGGGTATAAGGTTAACGAAATGGTGTTTCTCGACAGTCAGGCGGTCCGAACCGCCATGGAGGCGGGAGTCGCCGATATGTACTGGGAATACACGACGACGGCGAGAATTTATTATCACAAGAAGTCTTCGCTATACGACCCGGAACAAGCCTATCGCGAAGTTTCCCGCACCGATGCGGCGAAAGGGATCGTATGGCTTTCGAAGAGTCGATTCAACAGCAGCTGGACGCTTCTGATGCGTAAGGATATTTCCGAGCAACTCCACATCTACAGAATCAGCGATCTTGCCGAATATATTCGCACCGGTAACACCAAAATGAAGTTCGCCACGAACAGCGAATATTTGCAACGGGAAGACGGGCTTGAGCGGTTGAAAAAAATTTACGATTTCTCGCTATCGACCGATCAGGTCGTTGCGATCGAATCCGATTTATTGTCCCAGACGGTCAAGGATGGTCGCGTAGACGTCGCGGTAGGTATGGGCTCGGACCCGCGCATTAAGAAGAATGATCTTATTATTCTGGAGGATGACCGGAAAGTGTTCCCTCCTTACGATGCGGCTCCGGTTATTTTGGAACAAACGATGCAACGTTACCCCGACATTCGCGAGACGCTGGAAAGCTTGACGCCGTATATTACGAACGACAACATGTTGGACTTAATGTACCGGGTCGATATTTTGCAGAAGGATATCACGAAGACTTCGCGGGATTTCCTTGTGAAAAATAAGCTGTTGGCTCCTTAG